GTTGATCTTGCTGCTAAAACAATCTCTGTGGATTGGGGCCTTGATTACTAAGGCTGAGGTGTATCACTTCGACGTGGTCACTTTGTTTCCTGAGATGTTTGAGGCGATCACTCGTCATGGCATCACAAGACGAGCGGTTGAATTAGGTCTTTTTGGACTTAACAGCTGGAATCCACGTGATTTCACCGCAGACAAACATCGTACTGTGGACGACCGGCCATATGGTGGCGGCCCCGGTATGGTGATGTTGCCAGAGCCACTTGAAAGTGCGCTTGAAGCAGCTAAAAACAGGCAGCGTGAAGAGGGTGTTGCTGCTACGCATACCGTCTATTTATCTCCCCAAGGGGCGGCATTAACTCACGATAAAGTCTTGGAGCTGGCTCAAAAGCCAGGTTTGGTCTTGTTGTGTGGTCGTTATGAGGGTGTGGATGAGCGTTTGCTGGATCGTCAGATTGATGAAGAAATCTCAGTCGGCGATTATGTGCTCTCAGGTGGAGAGTTGCCTGCAATGGTGCTGATGGATGCCATCATTCGCCAATTGCCTGGTGTACTTAATACTGCAGCGAGTGCAGAAGAAGATTCATTTGTGGATGGGTTGCTGGATTGCCCGCATTACACCCGTCCCGAAAATTATCTGGGCATGAGCGTACCGGAAGTCTTACTTTCAGGAAACCATGCGCTGATACGGCGCTGGCGCTTAAAACAGTCTTTAGGCCGAACATTTTTGCGTAGGCCTGACTTGTTAACAAAGCGACAGCTATCAAAAGAGGAAGCTCGTCTTCTGGCCGAATTTAAGGCGGATCTGGTGATAAACCAAGATCAGGTGGTTTGACCACCTTTGAAGGAACAAGCTTCACATTGGAGTTATACCCATGAATTTGATTCAACAACTTGAGCAAGAAGAAATCGCTCGCTTAGCTAAGACTCTTCCTGAATTCGCCCCTGGCGATACCGTGATCGTTCAGGTCAAGGTTAAGGAAGGTACACGTGAGCGTCTGCAGGCTTATGAAGGCGTTGTGATTGCTAAGCGTAATCGTGGCCTGAATAGCTCCTTTATCGTGCGTAAAATTTCCGCCGGTATGGGTGTTGAGCGTACTTTCCAAACTTACTCTCCGCTGGTTGCTGGTGTTGAAGTGAAACGTCGCGGTGATGTTCGCCGTGCTAAGCTTTACTACCTCCGTGATCGTTCAGGCAAGTCCGCACGTATCAAGGAAAAATTGCCAGCTCGTAAGGTTGTTGCAAAAGCTGCTGCTTAATTTTTTAAGCAATACAGTATTCAAACGCGGGCCAAGTGCCCGCGTTTTCGTTTCCATAACATCTGGATTTGTTATGCGTATCGAAAGTACCGATCGTTATGCCGTTATTTCCAGCCCTGTTGGCCCCATTGGTCTGGCCGAGAGTAATGAGCGTCTTGTTTTAGTCGAATTTCTTCCCTTCTCTGCTCCTATGCAGATGGCTCATGGCACTTTGCTGCAGAATGCTGCTTATCAGTTGGCGGCTTATTTCCAGGATCCTTTTTTTATTTTTGATTTACCTTGGGCTTTGTCTGTCAGTGAGCATCAGAGTAAGGTCTTGGATGAAATAGCGACGATTCCTGTTGGGCAGCTGCAAACCTATGCAGAAATTTCTAGGCGAATTCATTCAAGCCCTCGTGCTGTTGGTGGTGCTTGTGGGCGTAATCCTTTACCTTTGCTAATCCCTTGTCATCGGGTTGTGGCCGCTGCAGGTTTAGGTGGTTTTAACGCTGGCCGCAATGGTGTGGACTGGTTGCCAATTAAGCGCTGGTTGCTGAAGCATGAGGGCGTTGAAATATGAACGAAGACCTTATGGATGAACAGCTGGTATTGATTGATGAGTTTTTGGATGGTGTATGGCTTAGTGATCAGTTATCTAAGAATACAATTGACAGCTATCGTCGTGATTTACTGATTTGGGCTCATTGGCTAATAACAGAGCGTAAATGCAATTTGCTGGCTGCAGACCGGGAGTGTGTTCAAGCCTTTTTGGCTAGGCAGGCGCGTGATATGAAGGCTGCAACTTTGGCTAGGCGTATGGCCAGCTTGCGAAAATTTTACCGGCACTGGATTTTATCCGGGCAGGCTGGTTTTGATCCAACTGCGGAGCTAACGGCTCCTAAGCGAGTGCGCCCTTGGCCAAAGGCGTTGGATGAAGCAAGGATAGAAGCGCTTTTGCAAGCGCCGGAGATTGATCAGGCTAGTGGTCTGAGAGACAGAGCCATGCTGGAGTTGATGTATGCAACCGGTTTACGGGTTACTGAGCTGGTTACTTTGCCTTTGGGGCAGATTAAATTACGTGAACGCTATGTGCAGATATTGGCTGGTAAAGGTGGCAAACAGCGTTTAGTGCCGATGGGGGAGGTGGCAGCCGATTGGGTTGAGCAATATTTAGCGCACTCTCGGCCAGCCCTGGTGGGGGGGCATCAGGTGGCAGAAGCTTTTGTAAATCAGCGGGGGCATGCATTAACTCGCCAGGGTTTTTGGTACATCATTAAACAATATGCAGCTGCTGCTGGAATTGATAACAAACATTTAAGCCCTCATGTTTTACGGCATGCATTTGCCACCCACTTGTTAAATCATGGTGCGGATTTACGTGTGGTGCAGATGCTATTGGGGCATGCAGATATTACAACCACACAAATTTATACTCATGTCGCGACAGCTCGTTTGAAATCGTTGCATAAAGAACACCATCCGCGTGGTTCTCGTTCATAAGCGCAATCGCTGTATGCTAACCTCATAATTAACCCGCCGTCTGGCGGCTTTTGGGGATAGAGAATGGATGCAACGTGGGCGCAAAAATACCAGGATCTTGCCATGGGCTATGTGGCTGAGTTTGGTGTGAAAATCATTGCTGCAATTGCTTTTTGGGTAATCGGCAGATGGTTAATTGGCTTAGCAGTACGTTTAGTACAAAGTTCTTTAGGTAAGCAGAAGGTAGATCCAACCGTTTTGCGTTATGTGGGTTCTGTCATTACGGTTACACTGAATATACTTTTAGTCATTGGCATTCTGGGGTATTGCGGTATTCAAACCACGACCTTTGCAGCTTTAATTGCTGCCGGTGGTATTGCAATTGGGATGGCCTGGTCTGGCTTGCTGGCTAATTTTGCTGCGGGTGCATTTATTATTGTTTTACGTCCATTTAAAGTGGGGGATTTTGTTGCCGTAGCAGGCATCGTAGGCACAGTCAGTGAGATTGGCTTGTTCTCTACCATGCTGAATACGCCAGACAATGTAATGACATTAATCGGAAACAATAAAATTTTTTCCGATAATATTCAAAACTTCACCTTGAATCCATTTCGTCGGGTTGATTTAAAAGCACAATTGGCCGGAAGTACAGATCATGTAGCAGCGATGCAGGTTTTGCGCGAAAAGATTGCTGCGATTCCGAATGTGCTTGCAGAGCCCAAGGTCGATGTAGAAATTCTTGAGTTTAATTTGGTTGGCCCGGTCTTGGTGGTGCGCCCGTATTGCCATAATGATCACTATTGGCAGGTTTATTTTGATACCAATCGCACTATTAAAGAGAGCCTTGCTGCAGCTGGGTTTCCAGTGCCTATGCCTGCACAAACCGTTGTGGTGCAACAACAGGTTTAATTCTTATTGGGTTTGGAATAAAAAAGCCCCTTCTTGAAATGAGAAGGGGCTTTTTGTTTAGGAGAATCAGGCAGGTATCGCTATTTTATTAGGGATTTCTAAGCTGACTTTTCCATCATCATCAATATCAATTGTAACTTCACCACCATGAATTAAGCGGCCAAATAGTAATTCATCGGCCAGCGCCTTGCGGATGGTGTCTTGAATTAATCTGGCCATTGGCCTTGCTCCCATTAATGGATCAAAGCCTTCGGCAGCAAGATGTGTTTTCAAGGCCGGGGTGAAATGTGCTTCTACTTTCTTTTCCTGTAGCTGGACTTCGAGCTGAATCAGGAATTTATCCACAACTTGCATAATAATTTCATGCGAGAGTGGGGCGAAAGGAATAATTGCATCCAGACGGTTGCGGAATTCTGGTGTGAACATGCGCTTAATTTCTTGCATCTCATCCCCAGTCTGCTTGCTGCTGGTAAAGCCGATGACCGATTTTGTGAGCGTTTCTGCTCCCGTATTCGTTGTCATGACGATAACTACATTTCTGAAGTCAGCTTTGCGCCCGTTATTATCTGTAAGCGTGCCATGATCCATCACTTGTAGCAGCACGTTAAAGATATCCGGATGAGCTTTTTCGATTTCATCCAGCAACAAAACTGCGTAAGGGTGCTTGGTAATTGCTTCTGTCAGTAAACCGCCCTGCTCAAAGCCAACATATCCCGGAGGTGCACCAATCAGGCGGCTTACTGCATGGCGCTCCATATACTCGGACATATCAAAGCGCAGCAATTCAATGCCCATCGTATAGGCAAGCTGACGAGCCACTTCTGTTTTGCCAACTCCTGTGGGGCCGCTAAATAAGAACGCACCAATTGGTTTTTGTGGGTTGCCTAAACCCGCACGAGCCATCTTGATAGAGGTGGCCACAGATTCAATCGCTTTTTCCTGACCAAACACAACATGCTTAAGATCGCTCTCAAGTGTTTTTAGCGTGTTACGGTCATCTGTAGAGACACTCTTGGGCGGAATCCGTGCAATCTTTGCAACGATTTCTTCGATCTCGTGCTTATTGATGGTTTTCTTTTGTTTCGATTTTGGCAGGATTTTTTGCGCCGCTCCGGCCTCATCGATTACGTCAATGGCTTTGTCTGGCAAATGACGATCGTTGATGTATTTTGCAGAAAGTTCCGCTGCAGTTGTCAGCGCTGCCAGTGTGTATTTCACGCCATGGTGTTGCTCAAACTTATCTTTCAGCCCCTTAAGGATTTCAATCGTTTGTTCTACTGTTGGCTCAGGTACATCGATTTTTTGGAAGCGGCGTGATAAAGCGTTATCTTTCTCAAAAATGCCGCGGTATTCGGTGTAGGTTGTTGCGCCTATGCATTTCAAAGAGCCGTTAGATAAGGCAGGCTTAAGCAGGTTAGATGCGTCCAGCGTGCCTCCAGAGGCTGCTCCAGCACCCACCAGTGTGTGAATCTCATCGATAAACAGCACCGCATTGCGCTCTTCCTGAAGCTGTTTGATTACTGCTTTTAAACGTTGCTCAAAATCACCACGGTATTTGGTGCCCGCCAGAAGCGCACCCATATCCAGTCCGTATACAGTGGCATCTTTAAGCACATCCGGTACATTGCCTTCAACAATCCGGCGGGCCAACCCTTCTGCAATCGCCGTTTTGCCTACGCCAGCTTCCCCCACGAGGAGTGGGTTGTTTTTGCGGCGGCGGCAGAGCGTTTGAATCACGCGCTCTAATTCGTGCTCACGACCAATCAGAGGATCAATACGTCCGGAGATAGCCTGTTGGTTTAAGTTTTCAGTAAAGCTGCTGAGCGCGCCCCCTGTTGTTGTTTCTTCTTCGTGTTCTTCATTTTGCTCTGTGCGCGGAATCGGCTGCTGGGCGTTGGCCGATTTTGCAATGCCATGAGCAATAAAGTTCACCACATCCAGGCGGGTGATGGCTTGTTGGTGCAGGTAATAAACAGCGTGGCTGTCTTTTTCACCAAAAATGGCGACGAGTACATTGGCCCCGGTAACTTCTTTTTTACCCGAAGACTGCACATGCAGGATGGCGCGTTGAATGACACGCTGAAAGCCTATGGTTGGCTGTGTTTCAACTTCACCATCTCCAGACACAACTGGGGTGTGCTCTTTTACAAAATCACCCAGCTGGCGGCGCAGCTCGTCCATGTGTGCACCGCAAGCGCGTAACACTTCAGCTGCTGAAGGGTTATCAAGCAGTGCAAGTAAAAGATGTTCCACGGTAATGTATTCGTGGCGTTTTTGCCTCGCGTCCGTAAAGGCCATGTGGAGGCTGACTTCTAGTTCTTGGGCAATCATTCGTTCACCTCCATTGTGCATTGCAGTGGTTGCTGATGTTGCCTGGAATACTGGCTGACCTCTGCGACCTTGGTGGACGCAATGTCCTTGGGGAAGACCCCACACATTCCGCGTCCCTCTGTGTGAACTTTAAGCATAACCTGCGTTGCTCGTTCACGGTTCATTCCGAAAAATTTTTCTAATACATTGATGACAAAATCCATCGGTGTAAAGTCATCGTTTAGCAGAAGTACACGCCACAAAGCGGGTGGTGGTGAGAGTGTCGATTGCTGATTAAGTTCGGCATCGGTTTGATGCTGTGCAGGCATTTTTCTACCATATCGTGTGGTTTATAATCATTTTGGTCCGCCCCTGTTCTTTTTCAAGCTCTGATCTGCATGAAGATGGGTAGATGGCGTGCCTGCTCTTTTTTATTGTGGTTTTTTTATTGAGTATAAGCATCTATTTTTAGAATTTTACTTGACCTCCGGTGTAAAAGTCGCGTAAAAAGGTGGCTCGAGTTTGATGTACAAGTTTCTGCAGTACCGGTTTGGCCGTTTTGCTGGTCTTGGACCTCAAACCTCATGGTGCCTCTTCGAGGCGGTTCATGTTTTACAAGTTGATAGGAAAGACCCCAAATGGCTCTGGGCACTGTTAAGTGGTTCAATGATTCTAAAGGCTTCGGCTTTGTTACTCCAGACGAAGGCGGCGAAGACATCTTCGCTCACTTCTCCGCGATCAACATGCCAGGCTTCAAAACCTTGAAAGAAGGCCAACGCGTTTCTTTCGAGATCACCAATGGTGCTAAAGGCAAACAAGCCTCTAACATCCAAGCTGCTTAATCTCAGCTAGGTGATATGGTATCCCGCTCACGCGGGTTTTTTCGGACCAATCCCTTAACCGGGCCTCATTTCTGAGGTGGTCCATGTTTCATCGTTTAGATAGGAAGTGCCAAAATGGCTCTAGGTACCGTAAAGTGGTTCAATGATTCTAAAGGCTTCGGCTTTGTTACTCCAGACGAAGGCGGCGAAGACATTTTCGCTCACTTCTCAGCGATCAACATGCCAGGCTTCAAAACTCTGAAAGAAGGCCAACGCGTTTCTTTCGACATCACCAATGGTGCTAAAGGCAAACAAGCCTCTAACATCCAAGCTGCTTAATTAGCCGCTGGTGATCAAAAACCCCGCCAAGGCGGGGTTTTTTCACGTCTGTGGTTTGTGCATCATCGTTTTGATTAAATAAAAACCCCGCCGAAGCGGGGTTAGATCTGGCTAGTTTGCCGGAGTTAGTATTACTACATACGTTCAATAATTGCTTTACCAAAGCCTGAGCAGCTTACTTCTGTAGGATTGTCCATTAGGCGGGCAAAATCGTAAGTAACAATCTTGTCGGCAATGGTTTTTTCCATCGCGGCGATAATCAGGTCGGCAGCTTCTTTCCAGCCCATATGACGCAACATCATTTCAGCAGAAAGCAGTAGCGAGCCTGGGTTTACTTTGTCCTGGCCGGAATACTTTGGCGCTGTGCCGTGCGTTGCTTCAAACATGGCAACGCTGTCAGATAAGTTGGCGCCCGGAGCAATTCCAATGCCGCCTACCTGTGCTGCTAAGGCGTCAGAAATATAATCGCCATTCAGGTTGAGTGTTGCAATTACATCGTATTCAGCTGGACGTAAGAGGATTTGCTGCAAGAATGCATCAGCAATTACATCTTTAATGACGATGCCGTTTGGCAGTTCAAGGTATGGGCCGCCATCAATTTCTACACCGCCAAATTCTTTCTTGGCTAATTCGTAGCCCCAAGTGCGGAACATGCCTTCGGTGTATTTCATGATGTTACCCTTGTGAACAAGGGTAACGCTCTTGCGGTTGTTGTCGATTGCGTACTGGATTGCACGACGTACTAAGCGCTCGGTACCTTCTTTGCTTACGGGTTTGATGCCGATGCTTGATGATTCTGGGAAGCGAATTTTCTTCACGCCCATTTCATTTTGCAAGAAGTCGATGACTTTTTTAGCGCCTTCCGATTGTGCGTCCCACTCGATGCCTGCGTAGATGTCTTCGGTATTTTCACGGAAAATAACCATTTCGATCTGTTCTGGGTGCTTAACAGGGGAAGGAACACCCTGGAAGTAACGAACCGGGCGCAGACAAACATAAAGATCAAGTTGTTGACGCAGTGCTACGTTCAGTGAGCGGATGCCACCTCCAACTGGTGTTGCCAGCGGGCCTTTGATCGATACAACATATTCTTGCAGTGCCGCTAATGTTTCTTCGGGCAGGTAAGTGCCATCCGGATACAATTTGGAGGCTTTTTCACCACAATAGATTTCCATCCAGTGGATTTTGCGGCCGCCACCGTAGCATTTCTTTACCGCAGCATCGACAACGTCGATCATGACCGGGGTGATATCTACACCAATGCCGTCGCCTTCGATGAACGGGATAATCGGATTATCTGGAGTCGCAAGGTTTTGGACGATTTTCGCGCCATCTTGCGGAACTTTGATCAGGCTCATCTGTGTATTCCTGTTGTGTCGAGTGGTTTGTCGCATTTCGTCGGCTGGTATTGTGAATTTCTTGTGGGGCGCCGACGAAAAAACAGCCTATTATCGCTGTTTTGTAGCAATACTGCCAAGCCGCTATGCCTCAGCTTATACTTTTAAATAAACCTTACGGGGTGATCTGTCAGTTCTCCCCTTCGCCACCGCATGCTTCGCTGGCTGATTTTGTTCCTATTAAGGATGTTTATCCAGCAGGGCGTTTAGATACTGACTCAGAAGGCTTGTTGCTTTTAACGGATTCAGGGCCTTTGCAGGCGAAAATTGCCGACCCTAAGCATAAATTGCCTAAAACATATTGGGTGCAGGTAGAGGGTAGCCCGAGTTTGTCAGATTTACAGCCTTTGCTGACGGGCGTGGATTTGGGCGATTTTATTACTCAGCCCGCGCAGGTACGTGTCATTGATGAGCCTGCAAATTTATGGCCTCGTGTGCCGCCTGTCCGTTACCGGGCAAGTGTGCCAACAACTTGGCTGGAAATTATTATTAGAGAGGGCAAAAATCGCCAGGTGCGGCGTATGACGGCCAAGGTGGGCTTTCCAACATTGAGATTGGTTCGCTACGCAATTGGTGATTGGTCTTTAGATTCTTTGCCTTTGGGGACTTGGCGGGCTGAGACGGTTGCAGCTCCTCGGCCCGTTCATGCTGTGGCTGAGCCAAGCAAGCCTAAACAGCGTGGCCGTCGTGGACCCAATAAAACGCGCTAATTTATTCCTTGAGGGGGACGTTAATGTGGAAGCCTAATGCAACAGTTGCTGCTGTTATTGAAGAAGCGGGGCGGTTTTTATTAGTTGAGGAGCGCATTCAGGGAGAGTTAAAGCTTAACCAGCCCGCTGGGCATATTGAGTATGGTGAAAGTATTGTTGAGGCGGCGATTCGCGAAACATTGGAAGAAACGGCCTATCATTTTGTGCCTCGTTTCTTAATTGGAATGTATCAGTGGTCGCCACCAGGGCGACCAGAGTTAACATATCTTCGTTTTGCATTTGCTGGTGATTTGGCTGGCGTTGAGCGCGGCCGTGTTTTAGATGTGGATATTGAGCAGGCCGTGTGGCTGACGCGGGATGAGATCGTGGCACGCTCCGAGCAGCACCGTAGCCCCCTGTTATTGGCATGTATTGATGATTATTTGGCGGGGCGTCGTTATCCGCTGGAAATCTTGCGTGATTTTGATCGTTGAAATGATCGTAGTTTGTTTACTGGAAATATAAGTATGTCTGACAAAATTGTAGTAGGCCTTTCTGGCGGGGTAGATTCCTCTGTAACGGCGTGGCTATTAAAGGAGCAGGGCTTCGACGTGGTTGGCGTCTTTATGCAAAATTGGGAAGATGATAATACCGATGAGTATTGTTCAATCAAAGAAGATAGTCTGGATGCGATCTCGGTGGCAGATAAAGTAGGTGTTGAGATTGAGCTGGTCAATTTTGCTCAAGAGTATAAAGAGCGGGTATTCAGTTATTTTTTGGCAGAGTACTCGGCGGGTCGCACGCCTAATCCGGATATCCTCTGTAATAGTGAAATCAAATTTAAATGCTTCCTTGATTACGCCATTAAATTAGGCGGCACTAAGCTGGCAACGGGGCACTATGCCTCAAGCCGGGTGCGCCCGGATGGTCGTACAGAGCTGCTTCGCGCTAAAGACAGCAGCAAAGATCAAAGTTACTTCTTGTATAAACTTAGCCAAGAGCAAGTTGCCCATGCGGTGTTCCCGTTGGGCAATATGCTGAAAACAGAAGTGCGTGAGTTGGCAGAGAGAATTGGCCTGCACAACGCCAAGAAAAAAGACAGTACCGGGATCTGTTTTATTGGCGAGCGCCCGTTCCGTGAGTTTCTTAATCGCTACTTACCTAAAGTGCCAGGGCCTATGGTTACGCCTGAAGGTCAACTTATGGGTGAGCATATGGGGCTGATGTACCACACCATTGGTCAGCGTCAGGGCTTGGGGATTGGAGGAGAGGGCGCGCCTTGGTTTGTTGCAGGAAAGGATATGGCTAAAAATGAGCTGATCGTGGTGCAGGGGCATGATCATCCTTTGCTGCTTAAAAACACTTTGCAGGCACAAGATCTTTCCTGGGTATTAGGTGAGTCGCCTGCGCTGGGGCGCTACACTGCGAAAACACGTTACCGCCAGCAAGATGCCGCATGTGAGTTGGTCTGGATAGACGATGGGCGTTGTGAGTTACGCTTTGATGAGCCGCAGTGGGCCGTTACACCGGGGCAATCGGTCGTGCTGTATGACGGAGAGGTCTGCTTGGGCGGCGGAATCATTATATAAAACACGATATACCCGAACATTACTTCTATTTTAAACGGGCCGCAGGAAGGTGCGGCTTGTTTGCTTTTTTAATACACATTTGTGTTTGATATAAATCAACTACTTAGCGTATTACTACAATTTTATTGCATGCTAGTGGTTGACGTCACAGGCCTAGGGCCGTATATTTCGGCCTCTCGCTGCAGCACACACAGCAACACGGTGATGTCACAGACGAGGCGATCTTTAAAAAAATACAGTCGATGAGTGTGAGTGCTTGATTCGGAAGCGAAACAAGTGCTTACATGAGTAAGGTGCATTCAGCGATGGATGTGCCGAATAAAGTAAGTCAGTAAGTACTAGCTTAGTGATTAAACTAAAGAGTTTGATCCTGGCTCAGATTGAACGCTGGCGGCATGCTTTACACATGCAAGTCGAACGGTAACAGGGTGCTTGCACCGCTGACGAGTGGCGAACGGGTGAGTAATATATCGGAACGTACCTAGTAATGGGGGATAACTATCCGAAAGGATAGCTAATACCGCATACGCCCTGAGGGGGAAAGAGGGGGATCGCAAGACCTCTCGTTATTAGAGCGGCCGATATCAGATTAGCTAGTTGGTGAGGTAAAGGCTCACCAAGGCCACGATCTGTAGCGGGTCTTAGAGGACGATCCGCCACACTGGAACTGAGACACGGTCCAGACTCCTACGGGAGGCAGCAGTGGGGAATCTTGGACAATGGGCGCAAGCCTGATCCAGCAATGCCGCGTGCGTGAAGAAGGCCTTCGGGTTGTAAAGCGCTTTTGTTCGGGAGGAAATCCTAGTGGCTAATATCCATTGGGGATGACAGTACCGGAAGAATAAGGACCGGCTAACTACGTGCCAGCAGCCGCGGTAATACGTAGGGTCCAAGCGTTAATCGGAATTACTGGGCGTAAAGGGTGCGCAGGTGGTTGATTAAGTGTGATGTGAAAGCCCCGGGCTCAACCTGGGAATTGCATTGCAAACTGGTCAACTAGAGTATGGCAGAGGGGGGTGGAATTCCGCGTGTAGCAGTGAAATGCGTAGAGATGCGGAGGAACACCGATGGCGAAGGCAACCCCCTGGGCTAATACTGACACTCATGCACGAAAGCGTGGGGAGCAAACAGGATTAGATACCCTGGTAGTCCACGCCCTAAACGATGTCTACTAGTTGTTGGGGAATTCGTTCCTTAGTAACGCAGCTAACGCGTGAAGTAGACCGCCTGGGGAGTACGGCCGCAAGGCTAAAACTCAAAGGAATTGACGGGGGCCCGCACAAGCGGTGGATGATGTGGATTAATTCGATGCAACGCGAAAAACCTTACCTAGCCTTGACATGGTTGGAATCCCTGAGAGATTGGGGAGTGCCGCAAGGAACCAATACACAGGTGCTGCATGGCTGTCGTCAGCTCGTGTCGTGAGATGTTGGGTTAAGTCCCGCAACGAGCGCAACCCTTGTCCTTAGTTGCTACCATTTAGTTGGGCACTTTAAGGAGACTGCCGGTGACAAACCGGAGGAAGGTGGGGATGACGTCAAGTCCTCATGGCCCTTATGGCTAGGGCTTCACACGTCATACAATGGTCGGTACAGAGGGTTGCCAAGCCGCGAGGTGGAGCTAATCTCATAAAACCGATCGTAGTCCGGATTGGAGTCTGCAACTCGACTCCATGAAGTCGGAATCGCTAGTAATCGCGGATCAGCATGTCGCGGTGAATACGTTCCCGGGCCTTGTACACACCGCCCGTCACACCATGGGAATGGGTTTCACCAGAAGTAGGTAGGCTAACCGTAAGGAGGCCGCTTACCACGGTGGGATTCATGACTGGGGTGAAGTCGTAACAAGGTAGCCGTAGGGGAACCTGCGGCTGGATCACCTCCTTTCAAGAGAAGACTTTTGGATTGAGTACTCACACTCATCGACTGTAGGTTTAGGGATTGTTGATTAGGATTCAGAATTGATGTGATTTAATAAAGTCACATTTATTCTGGTTTCTAAAATCAGCAAGACAGTAACTTGATCTTTAAAAAAATAGAAGAAGTAATACTCAAATTTAGAAATAAATAAGGGTAGATTGTATCAAAATCGATTGTTCGAAGTCAGAACTGAATAATCGATGTCGCAAACAAAGCGAAATCAGATACTTCGAATTGTATTAACTTTGTTGATACGTGTTTGAGGTTATAGGATCAAGCGACTAAGTGCATCTGGTGGATGCCTTGGCGATGATAGGCGAAGAAGGACGCGTTAGCCTGCGAAAAGCACGGGGGAGCTGGCAAATAAGCATTGATCCCGTGATATCCGAATGGGGAAACCCGGCCCTTTTGGGTCATCCATGACTGAATACATAGGTCATGAGAAGCGAACTCGGCGAACTGAAACATCTAAGTAGCCGAAGGAAAAGAAATCAACCGAGATTCCCAAAGTAGTGGCGAGCGAAATGGGAAGAGCCTGCATGTGATAAATCAAACTTTAGTGGAACAGTCTGGAAAGTCTGGCGACAGTGGGTGATAGCCCCGTACACGAAAAAGATTGGTTGGTACTAAGCATGCGACAAGTAGGGCGGGACACGAGAAATCCTGTTTGAAGATGGGGGGACCATCCTCCAAGGCTAAATACTCATCATCGACCGATAGTGAACCAGTACCGTGAGGGAAAGGCGAAAAGAACCCCGGGAGGGGAGTGAAATAGAACCTGAAACCGGATGCATACAAACAGTGGGAGCCCTTGCAAAATGGGGTGACTGCGTACCTTTTGTATAATGGGTCAGCGACTTACGTTCAGTAGCAAGCTTAACCGAGTAGGGGAGGCGTAGGGAAACCGAGTCCGAATAGGGCGCATAGTTGCTGGGCGTAGACCCGAAACCAAGTGATCTATCCATGGCCAGGATGAAGGTGCGGTAACACGCACTGGAGGTCCGAACCCACTAATGTTGCAAAATTAGGGGATGAGCTGTGGATAGGGGTGAAAGGCTAAAC
This portion of the Iodobacter fluviatilis genome encodes:
- a CDS encoding NUDIX hydrolase — translated: MWKPNATVAAVIEEAGRFLLVEERIQGELKLNQPAGHIEYGESIVEAAIRETLEETAYHFVPRFLIGMYQWSPPGRPELTYLRFAFAGDLAGVERGRVLDVDIEQAVWLTRDEIVARSEQHRSPLLLACIDDYLAGRRYPLEILRDFDR
- the mnmA gene encoding tRNA 2-thiouridine(34) synthase MnmA, translating into MSDKIVVGLSGGVDSSVTAWLLKEQGFDVVGVFMQNWEDDNTDEYCSIKEDSLDAISVADKVGVEIELVNFAQEYKERVFSYFLAEYSAGRTPNPDILCNSEIKFKCFLDYAIKLGGTKLATGHYASSRVRPDGRTELLRAKDSSKDQSYFLYKLSQEQVAHAVFPLGNMLKTEVRELAERIGLHNAKKKDSTGICFIGERPFREFLNRYLPKVPGPMVTPEGQLMGEHMGLMYHTIGQRQGLGIGGEGAPWFVAGKDMAKNELIVVQGHDHPLLLKNTLQAQDLSWVLGESPALGRYTAKTRYRQQDAACELVWIDDGRCELRFDEPQWAVTPGQSVVLYDGEVCLGGGIII
- the clpS gene encoding ATP-dependent Clp protease adapter ClpS, whose product is MPAQHQTDAELNQQSTLSPPPALWRVLLLNDDFTPMDFVINVLEKFFGMNRERATQVMLKVHTEGRGMCGVFPKDIASTKVAEVSQYSRQHQQPLQCTMEVNE
- a CDS encoding cold-shock protein, with product MALGTVKWFNDSKGFGFVTPDEGGEDIFAHFSAINMPGFKTLKEGQRVSFDITNGAKGKQASNIQAA
- a CDS encoding cold-shock protein, translating into MALGTVKWFNDSKGFGFVTPDEGGEDIFAHFSAINMPGFKTLKEGQRVSFEITNGAKGKQASNIQAA
- a CDS encoding pseudouridine synthase is translated as MPQLILLNKPYGVICQFSPSPPHASLADFVPIKDVYPAGRLDTDSEGLLLLTDSGPLQAKIADPKHKLPKTYWVQVEGSPSLSDLQPLLTGVDLGDFITQPAQVRVIDEPANLWPRVPPVRYRASVPTTWLEIIIREGKNRQVRRMTAKVGFPTLRLVRYAIGDWSLDSLPLGTWRAETVAAPRPVHAVAEPSKPKQRGRRGPNKTR
- the icd gene encoding NADP-dependent isocitrate dehydrogenase — translated: MSLIKVPQDGAKIVQNLATPDNPIIPFIEGDGIGVDITPVMIDVVDAAVKKCYGGGRKIHWMEIYCGEKASKLYPDGTYLPEETLAALQEYVVSIKGPLATPVGGGIRSLNVALRQQLDLYVCLRPVRYFQGVPSPVKHPEQIEMVIFRENTEDIYAGIEWDAQSEGAKKVIDFLQNEMGVKKIRFPESSSIGIKPVSKEGTERLVRRAIQYAIDNNRKSVTLVHKGNIMKYTEGMFRTWGYELAKKEFGGVEIDGGPYLELPNGIVIKDVIADAFLQQILLRPAEYDVIATLNLNGDYISDALAAQVGGIGIAPGANLSDSVAMFEATHGTAPKYSGQDKVNPGSLLLSAEMMLRHMGWKEAADLIIAAMEKTIADKIVTYDFARLMDNPTEVSCSGFGKAIIERM